From the Butyrivibrio fibrisolvens genome, one window contains:
- a CDS encoding ABC transporter ATP-binding protein codes for MSEKLLEISHLTTEFLTPNGIVQAVRDVSYNVAPGEVLGIVGESGSGKSQGMYTLMGLLASNGRVVNGTIKFNGKDISPRYESKKARKEYEKLMRTVRGNEIGMIFQDPMTFLNPILKVGTQLTEGIRIHTKCSKKEARKQAIELLRQVGIPSPEKRLNQYPFEFSGGMRQRIIIAIALACNPKLIIADEPTTALDVTVQAQILELLQKLTKERGSSVIIITHDLGVVATMCDRIAIMYAGQIVEEGTVDEIFYHAKHPYTKGLLNSINNSEKDDDEPLVPIPGTPPDLTSLTGGCAFMNRCPNAMKVCAVQEGPVTRYNGTHFCRCWLENMDESLIKVKPMKTVDVEPVKKIV; via the coding sequence ATGAGTGAAAAATTATTGGAGATAAGCCATTTGACAACTGAATTTCTAACTCCAAATGGAATAGTACAGGCGGTAAGAGATGTATCCTACAATGTTGCCCCCGGAGAAGTTCTGGGAATCGTAGGTGAGTCCGGATCAGGAAAAAGCCAGGGAATGTATACACTCATGGGACTTCTTGCAAGTAACGGCAGAGTTGTAAACGGTACGATCAAGTTTAATGGCAAAGACATCTCCCCAAGGTATGAGAGTAAGAAAGCCAGGAAAGAATATGAAAAGCTCATGAGAACCGTAAGAGGTAATGAGATAGGTATGATCTTTCAGGATCCCATGACTTTCCTGAATCCGATACTTAAGGTCGGAACCCAGCTTACAGAAGGAATCAGGATACATACAAAATGCAGCAAAAAAGAGGCAAGAAAACAGGCAATAGAACTTTTGAGGCAGGTAGGAATACCAAGCCCTGAAAAAAGACTTAACCAGTATCCTTTTGAATTCTCAGGAGGTATGAGACAGAGGATCATCATAGCAATAGCGCTTGCCTGTAACCCAAAACTTATCATTGCAGATGAGCCTACAACAGCTCTTGATGTTACGGTTCAGGCACAGATCCTTGAACTGTTGCAAAAGCTTACCAAGGAGAGAGGTTCAAGTGTAATAATCATTACTCATGATCTGGGAGTTGTAGCAACCATGTGCGACAGGATCGCAATAATGTATGCAGGCCAGATCGTTGAAGAGGGCACAGTGGATGAAATCTTCTATCATGCAAAGCATCCATATACAAAAGGCCTTCTAAACAGTATCAATAATTCAGAAAAAGATGATGATGAGCCGCTGGTACCTATCCCGGGAACTCCTCCTGATCTGACTTCGCTGACTGGAGGCTGTGCATTTATGAACAGGTGTCCTAATGCCATGAAGGTCTGCGCAGTTCAGGAAGGTCCGGTAACAAGATATAACGGAACCCATTTTTGCAGGTGCTGGCTTGAAAATATGGATGAATCCCTTATCAAGGTTAAGCCAATGAAGACTGTGGACGTAGAACCTGTAAAAAAGATCGTCTAA
- a CDS encoding peptide ABC transporter substrate-binding protein, protein MRKVFKKVVATGLALSMLLGMSACGDKNKAGDTVTAAGNYKSITTTMSMESGTLDSAGITSYWWWSYTSLATAPLVELAADGSYKNILADSYEVNDDMTVYTFHIKEDANWNNGDAVTAADFLNTITRALDPDCGNGYSTMLLCIKGAEAIYKEGADISTLGVECPDDKTIIFNLTEPTAYFMDLLTLPVFIPTHRELQTETNGPWSMGEDMDALVSCGPFYMAEYVPNQYCVYKKNDSYVLKDEIHLDEVKTMAMEDTQAIISAYKTGELDIATADYTVLEEYDGSDELVKYVATTSNFELFDITKPPFDDVRVREAFSISIDRDAVATACGTNYIGTSFFVGTGVISKASGKTWSEEAGGELLTYDVERAKELLAEAGYPNGEGFPTVTYKYPSTQIESDIAQALQAQWKENLGIEVQLEAQETQVNISDRRAGDFDICRMQWTADFIDPYTYLSMYRTTDSYNDNGTNCSEYDALMEESNKESDPVKRYELLHEAEKILVADYFWAIPVLNRETIVLMNPKLTNRIVDPSRGNIRTKYLDIE, encoded by the coding sequence ATGAGAAAAGTATTTAAGAAAGTTGTGGCTACAGGCCTGGCATTAAGTATGCTACTAGGGATGAGCGCCTGCGGTGATAAGAATAAGGCAGGCGATACGGTTACAGCAGCAGGCAACTACAAGTCAATAACTACTACAATGTCTATGGAGTCAGGTACTCTTGATAGTGCCGGTATCACTTCATATTGGTGGTGGAGTTATACTTCTCTTGCAACAGCACCGCTTGTAGAGCTTGCTGCAGATGGAAGTTACAAGAATATCCTGGCAGATTCCTATGAAGTTAATGATGATATGACAGTATATACTTTCCATATCAAGGAAGATGCAAACTGGAATAATGGAGATGCAGTAACAGCTGCAGACTTTTTGAACACGATCACAAGGGCTCTTGATCCTGATTGTGGTAATGGATACTCAACAATGCTCTTATGTATTAAAGGAGCAGAAGCCATCTATAAGGAAGGCGCTGATATATCAACGCTTGGAGTTGAGTGCCCCGACGATAAGACGATCATCTTCAATCTTACAGAGCCTACGGCATATTTTATGGATCTTCTGACACTTCCGGTATTTATCCCGACCCATAGAGAACTTCAGACAGAAACAAATGGCCCCTGGTCAATGGGCGAAGATATGGATGCACTGGTAAGCTGCGGACCATTCTATATGGCTGAATATGTTCCAAATCAGTATTGCGTATATAAGAAAAACGATAGCTATGTTTTAAAAGATGAGATCCATCTTGATGAAGTAAAGACAATGGCTATGGAAGATACACAGGCAATAATCAGTGCATATAAGACAGGTGAACTTGATATAGCAACAGCAGATTATACAGTTCTTGAAGAATATGATGGTAGCGATGAGCTCGTAAAATATGTTGCAACAACAAGTAACTTTGAACTCTTTGATATAACAAAGCCACCATTTGATGATGTAAGAGTAAGAGAAGCATTTTCGATCTCAATTGACAGGGATGCTGTAGCAACAGCCTGCGGTACGAATTATATCGGCACATCATTTTTTGTAGGAACAGGTGTTATATCCAAGGCTTCAGGTAAGACCTGGTCAGAAGAAGCTGGAGGAGAGCTTTTGACCTATGATGTAGAAAGAGCAAAAGAACTTCTTGCAGAAGCCGGTTATCCAAATGGAGAAGGCTTCCCTACAGTAACTTATAAGTATCCAAGTACTCAGATAGAATCCGATATAGCTCAGGCCCTTCAGGCTCAGTGGAAAGAAAATCTCGGAATCGAAGTACAGCTTGAAGCTCAGGAAACACAGGTAAATATTTCAGACAGACGTGCAGGAGATTTTGATATCTGCAGAATGCAGTGGACAGCAGACTTTATTGATCCATATACATATCTTTCAATGTACAGAACAACAGATTCCTATAATGATAATGGTACAAACTGCAGTGAATACGATGCTCTTATGGAAGAGTCCAATAAAGAATCTGATCCTGTAAAGAGGTATGAACTCTTACACGAAGCAGAAAAGATACTTGTAGCAGATTATTTCTGGGCAATTCCTGTACTAAACAGGGAGACAATAGTACTAATGAATCCTAAGCTTACAAACAGGATCGTCGATCCATCAAGAGGAAATATAAGAACCAAGTATCTTGATATTGAGTAA
- a CDS encoding ABC transporter ATP-binding protein, translating into MEENVLEVKRLTKFFEVNRGMKPQVVQAVNDISFEVKKGETFGLVGESGCGKSSLGRTILRIYEPTNGEILFDGKDITKLSRKQMLPYRQKLQMIFQDPYASLNPRFTVGEIIGEPMEIHNIGTPKTRQKKVQELLEIVGLKPDHIRRYPHEFSGGQRQRIGIARTLALDPEFIVCDEPISALDVSIQAQVINLLEDIQKATGISYLFIAHDLGMVKHISHRIGVMYLGHMVEVGTSNDVYKKPLHPYSKALLSAEPIPDPNTARRKKRILLEGEIPSPINPPKGCPFNTRCPYAVAECFHQMPANFKVDNRQVSCFLYAPKYLRMRENLSIENLA; encoded by the coding sequence ATGGAAGAGAATGTATTGGAAGTAAAAAGACTTACAAAGTTTTTTGAAGTAAACAGGGGAATGAAACCTCAGGTGGTTCAGGCTGTTAACGACATATCATTTGAAGTAAAAAAAGGAGAAACCTTCGGTCTTGTAGGCGAATCGGGATGTGGCAAGAGCAGTCTTGGTCGAACCATATTAAGGATATATGAACCAACTAACGGAGAGATACTTTTTGACGGAAAAGATATTACAAAATTATCCAGAAAGCAGATGCTACCATACAGGCAGAAGCTTCAGATGATATTTCAGGATCCATATGCATCACTTAATCCTAGATTTACAGTTGGTGAGATCATAGGAGAGCCTATGGAAATCCACAATATTGGCACACCGAAAACCAGACAGAAGAAGGTTCAGGAACTTCTGGAAATCGTAGGGCTTAAGCCTGATCATATCAGAAGATATCCACATGAATTCTCCGGTGGACAGAGGCAGAGAATAGGAATTGCAAGAACACTTGCTCTTGATCCTGAATTTATAGTATGTGATGAACCTATATCAGCTCTTGACGTATCGATTCAGGCACAGGTCATTAACCTTTTGGAAGATATTCAGAAGGCGACCGGAATAAGTTATCTTTTTATAGCTCATGACCTTGGAATGGTTAAACATATAAGTCACAGGATTGGCGTTATGTATTTGGGACACATGGTGGAAGTAGGGACATCCAATGATGTGTATAAAAAACCACTTCATCCTTATTCCAAAGCACTTCTAAGTGCAGAACCCATACCAGATCCTAATACAGCCAGAAGGAAAAAGAGAATCCTTTTAGAAGGAGAGATTCCAAGTCCTATCAACCCTCCAAAGGGATGTCCGTTTAATACAAGATGTCCATATGCGGTGGCAGAATGTTTCCATCAAATGCCGGCGAATTTTAAGGTTGATAACAGACAGGTCTCATGTTTCTTATATGCACCTAAATATCTGAGAATGAGAGAAAACTTAAGTATTGAAAATCTTGCTTAA